A stretch of Coturnix japonica isolate 7356 chromosome 11, Coturnix japonica 2.1, whole genome shotgun sequence DNA encodes these proteins:
- the LOC107319301 gene encoding uncharacterized protein F13E9.13, mitochondrial-like: MAGPRLFGRLRAAVLGVVHVAALPGTPRNSLPLAQIIEQACQEAEDYKDAGVDGLIVENMHDRPYTLSPGPEVTAAMTAVGTAVRRLCPHLALGVQVLCAANQQATAVALAAGLDFIRVEGFVFSHVADEGIVNACAGDLLRYRKLVGAENIQIFADIKKKHSAHALTADISVAETASAAELFLADGVILTGTATGQPADPGELREVQHAVKIPVLIGSGVTLENVKNYLDANALIIGSYFKREGYWANGVDPDRVKKFMEHISKLRE, encoded by the exons ATGGCGGGGCCGCGGCTCTTCGGGCGGCTGCGGGCGGCGGTGCTCGGCGTGGTGCATGTGGCTGCGCTGCCAG GGACACCGAGAAATTCTCTTCCGTTGGCACAAATAATTGAGCAAGCTTGTCAAGAAGCAGAAGATTACAAGGATGCTGGAGTT GATGGTTTGATAGTGGAGAACATGCACGACCGGCCCTACACGCTGAGCCCTGGGCCCGAGGTGACGGCCGCCATgacagcagtgggcacagcGGTGCGGCGGCTCTGCCCACATCTCGCTTTGGGTGTCCAGGTGCTGTGTGCCGCCAACCAACAGGCCACAGCGGTGGCCCTTGCGGCAG ggcttGATTTTATCCGAGTTgaaggttttgtgttttctcatgTTGCTGATGAAGGGATTGTAAACGCCTGTGCAGGTGACCTGCTACGATACAGAAAACTGGTTGGAGCCGAGAATATTCAGATTTTtgctgacattaaaaaaaagcacag TGCTCATGCTCTGACGGCAGATATCAGCGTGGCCGAGACCgcctctgctgctgagctcttcCTGGCTGATGGGGTGATACTGACTGGTACAGCAACCGGGCAGCCCGCAGACCCTGGGGAGCTGAGAG AGGTTCAACATGCTGTGAAGATTCCCGTGTTGATTGGGTCTGGAGTTACTCTGGAGAATGTGAAGAATTACTTGGATGCGAATGCTCTAATAATTGGTTCGTATTTCAAGAGAGAAGGTTATTGGGCGAATGGTGTTGATCCTGACCGAGTGAAGAAATTTATGGAGCATATAAGTAAACTGAGAGAATGA